One Triticum dicoccoides isolate Atlit2015 ecotype Zavitan chromosome 3B, WEW_v2.0, whole genome shotgun sequence genomic window, gaaacacaagaatattttacgctcggacaacccggggaagcctgaatcctggattaggaaggcccacatggagactttcggcagttggttgagaaaacatttaatgaatgacaatgatgttgtagatcagctatacatgttggccaagacaccatcttcgactataacgactttccaagggtacgagataaatgggaatacattttacacgatcgtccaagataaaaagagcaccaaccaaaacagtggtgtccgctttgatgcagcaaccgagaatgggcaaaaggtcacatattatggttacatagaggagatatgggaacttgactatggaccctcctttaaggtccctttgttccggtgcaaatggttcaagctaacaggaggtggggtaaaggtggacgagcaatacggaatgacaatggtggatttcaacaatcttggttaccttgacgaaccattcgtccttgccaaagatgtcgctcaggttttttatttgaaggacatgagtagcaaaccgaggaaacggaaagataagaaaacgatcagtacatcatgcgatgatccaaagcgccacattgttctttcagggaaaagaaacatcgtgggagtggaggacaagacagacatgtcagaagattataatatgtttggtgaaattccgcccttcaaagtgaacattgacccaagcattaagttaaatgatgaggatgctccatggatacggcacaatcgtaagcaagcagggacacaagggaagaattgatatgtaataatttattgtaccaaactttgtatttggtcgatgaactgaatgatgtatcaaaccttttgtcaaaccttcaaggggttttaaaatgaattagttttatttttctgatttttttgatatataattgtatttttaagattttaaaatgaattagttttatgtttttgattttaaaaggaaaaaggaagaagaagaaagaaggaaaaaggaagaaaaaaacagaagaaaaaaacagaagaaaaaaggaaaaacagaagaaaaaaacaaacagaagaaaaacataagaaaaaaacagaagaaaaaaacagaagaaaaaaggaaaaaggaaaaaaggaaatatgccacctactgggccaccacggcctgaatacgactagaaacccattaaagggccaggattcaggcccgcagaaggccgagtaggcccacaggcacatagtgacagaataggcccgtaagcctgcatttgagaggagctcgaagtggtgagcgcagccgcgcttataaaccactgtcgaagcctctcggctagcgaggtgggactaaacatcccaccgcaccgcgccagttctagcacagacctttagtcccggttggggaggcggaccgcgactaaagggtaccctttagtcacggttgttgtccccaactgcgactaaagggtctttctgcgcgggaacggaagcggcgccaaaatcctttagtcccggttggggaggcggaccgcaactaaagggtacctttagtcgcggtccgcctctccaaccgcgactaaaggtgcgtctataaatactgcacttagcagttttgccacttcccattctcctctctctcgacgccgaagcgctgccccgacgccgacgccgaagccctgccccgacgccgacgccgacgccgaagccctgcgcgtcgccgcccccgtccccagtgagcgccgcctccgcccgtgccctgcccttgcccgccgcccgtgccttgcgcccttgcccgccgcccgccgcccgccgcccgccgcccgctggccctgcctgccgtcctccgcgcgccggcagaagaagaagaaggaagaagaaaaaggaagaagaagaagaaagaaaaaggaaaaaggaagaagaagaaagaaggaagaagaaaacaaaagaaaaacagaagaaaaacaagaaaaaggaagaaaaaaggaaaaaggaagaaaaaaagaaaaaggaagaaaacaacagaagaaaaaaagaaagaagaaaaaaaaggaagaagaaaaaaagaaagaagaaagaatatgttttggaattcattaatatttttttgttttgatgaatttttttgtgtctaataaaatcaattttttgaaatacacgaataatttttaaattcacgaatatgtcatgaatcagtgaaaaaattaaatacgtgaactattctgaaatccctaaacattttttgaatacacaatatgtttttattcctgttttttccacaaaatcatcaacattttttgaaaaccttttttttttgcaaaatcacaatgtttttgtatccatgaacattttatgattcatttttttgaattcacatacattttatgatttctcaaatatcttttttcattgctatattttgatatactgaattgttttaaagatgaaaaggataaaaacaggaaaagaaaaaatgaaatgaaatgaaaaagaaaagaaaaaagagtgtggccagcaccccccgccctgcacatgggccatcccgaccccacatatattcgtctccatccgcatccctagccaaaccctagccactctactccaagctctgttcggacaatttgtttatacggagaggggcggcgaggggggcggcgatgcgcgcggtgtttttttagggattgagaggggacggcgagggttataaatgtgttgtcctcgcctcccctctccgtgacgccgtcgtctgccgccccgtctcgcgctctaccgcgacaccctctcccaccccttcctcgccccctccttttgccaccgccctttcgccaccgccaccgccaccgccccccttcttcacttaattaatttgtttttactacatgttttcaggactgatataatggcggacgatagagctgacccgattatggacaactatgatccggacggtgaagcacatatgttcggcatcataaacggcgatattctgtatgtgccgaccggagaagaagaagatgatatctcttcttatctgaaccttgacggtgaagatgaagggcgccgtcagcaagatgatgccgaacaaacgtcgataaacgacgatcttcaaatggaagtagccaccacctccggcgccgaggtatatatatacattgagcctctggtgatacaaactaactgatttgaataaatatgtgtgtactaacgcgcgcgactctttcttattttagccctcggccggatcgtcgaaacaatcgagtacgtcgtcaaagcgtggcgcaaccaagacgatgaaacaaggagaaacatgcaccatcgaggttgtcgacagtgcaaccggcaggccgctggagccccgcaagaacgccaccaagtttgtcagccaatgcggagccattgttagagacaacgtctcgatcaccgtccaggagtggaatgagccaaagaaggcacgaattgatggtttcacttttgtcgataagagaacaaaaaaagattgcttcaagaagcttatggaacatttcgttctacctccggaatacaacaaattcgatgaggagggtaacaagattgaggaaaacaaggagaggaggaggctagtcaaacagttcgctcttcataagatggccgacgcattccggaaattcaagcaaaatctagcccatgactttgtcaagcagaacaagactccggatttcaaaggacaatatgagaaactgaaacatgattggccagaatttgtgaagcaaaagaaattggagcagttcattcaaatatcgaaaaaaaataaggaaaatgcggctaagaaggagtacaatcatgttatggggccaggagggtatcgcatttgggtgcctaggttggagaagatggagaacgagctgacggcgcgaggaatccgtccaggtacggagggatgggacccaagggccaaaagctggtggtacggtcatgggggaacgctgaacccggagacaggggagtgtgtttaccggggcaaattaattaaacccacccaagcccttattaacgcaatgagggatgctcaacaggggaagatcaagttcaacagagagaacgacgcgctgacaaaagccctcgggaatcctgaacacggaggacgtgtacgaggcatggggcacattccgtggaaaatagggttcccccagaacgatgacccgtacggttacagaagccgtaagagaaagatggatcgggaagcagatgttgtggcgcggttggcatcggaaatggatgtgatgaagaaaaccatgagtgtactagtagccgaaagagatgcagctcgggtgcagcatgaagatcatccagcggatctcggaagccagcagcggagaagcagcgtggcttccacggaggccccaccggctggtgcagatgcaccgacgatcgaaattactgcaccggaggctctggtggtcgaaattactgcatcggagcctctggtggtcgaaattacttcaccggagcctcctcgctaccccgtggacgatataaaggagatgaaagaatgtcatctgtattatcctatcgggaacatgtccatgaaggtagccatcggcagtgctttaccatgtttacctggagcactccaccacaacaaccccattcaagatggctatgctcgtgtcacggtggaggacatagtccaagggtttgaggacctggagattgacattgctacacctgaaggggagaaaagacttggagatgtcaagcgccatttcattctatggcaaaagaagtttatcaagtttccaggcgaggcgccaaggacaacaagtccacccccctacggtggtggtggtggcggtggcggtggtggtggtggtggtggtggtggcggttcacctacacctccgtcacgtcagccgacgccgccccccagtccacaacgtccggcgggtgatcagccgccgccccccagtcctcgtccggcgggtgatcagacgccgccccccaatccacctccggcaaagaagcagaagcagtcctggattattaacccggacccttatgtacctaagaccacaaaggtaccggagccatcactgaagcctctccccacaaggccttgagaacgtagtgccgaggaagtcgacgcggccgcggctgctgatttggagaatggaaggcggactgcaagaagaaaagagagcccgagctcaagccagtattttctgatgagcaaaagaagtgggctaagtcatttttgagcacaccgtcccaagccgcgaagaatctgcctaacgactatgcacgtgaacttcgcaggcaggcactcatgttcaaggagaacaaagagcgggagaaggccgaaagtaaaaaaagcgggaaacaagttgcccagctcggggaacaaagtaaacaatcgattgccccgcttatagtggaagccttctgtccggatgcccccgagatcatacaagctgcggcagcacagggattgactgtaacgagtgccagagaacaagcggccaacttaggtattactcttcgtgaactgttaggccttgatgaggcgccagtgaaggaggtagtaattacatatgtcaagaatgggcctctcgtcgagcctgcgcaggaaaaggatctacctccacaaatgaaaggtctgctgaaatggtacaagggttacataaaaaataaaaacgacaaagaatatatttatgcggaagttagacatgagcatcacttcaaacattactatgtacaaattgaactgagtgaattgttccagcttttcaatctgcgcgagctcgataaatctatcatcagttgctacgttctgtaagtgatttattaatttctaccccatctcgttcatattgcctgcactatatatatgtcctaactatattgttgtgtccgctattatacatgcagaatgaagattaagaaatgcagagtaaggaacatccatgatgttgggttcattgacccacacatcgttaatggacatgtgttggagcgttaccccgccgacgtggaggcagacctgtggcagtttcttacaaagcaggaactcaaaagtgatattctatttccttaccattttgagtgagtgtttctgtcttgagcacattctcttttgtttactccatgcatggtatgtggccggctaatcgatgagttatgcatgacgtactgtgcatgtatcgtgtccgcaggttccactggattctgctagtaattaaagttaacacctcagaatgtctcgtccacgactctgtgaatatggatccaaagctttggggcggcatgagaagaatgctgcagaagtaattattttcattcatttgcgctctatatcgatcgacctatttcgttcatttcctaatatcaagtaactaattaataactctcttgttcatttaattttctttgcctcgtagggtttggagacggttcgtagatacaaaggtcggtgaattcaaaaaagagctagaattcaaaatgttaaaggctaagaatgctggggatattcagccaccggagaccaatctatgtggatactatgtctgtgagatgatccggagatacacctctgagcgggttccgagtgataccaatgctcagaggaataacctccggtggatgcttagtccagaagctcgcttccgaccacttcaagaggaactagctggatggttcagcagggaagtcctccatcctaaaggagaacactattacaaggacgtagaactttatatgcattaaatcatgtatggaaacttgttcaaaattgtatatggtcatccgatgatattgaatatatattgtatattcctcttgaattctttttggttctaatttcaaatttatttgaaattgtacattcatatgcatgtatgtagtaccgtagaatatatgaaactccttcaaaattaaaataaagcacaaaagaaataaaacaatacaaattaaacagaaaacaggtttaggggggggggggctaaaaccctaaacctgtggcggcctttagtcgcggttggccagaagaaccgcgactaaaggtcctccgccccgacggccgcctggcgcccacgtcgacgggcctttagtcgcagttcttaaggagccgcgactaaaggtggggggctttagtcgcgcttatttggtcgcggttgcgcaaccgcgactaatggcagttgcgaaccgcgaccaaaggccttttttccaccagtgttaTAACCAGATGCATAACTTGAGATGTGGCATAGTTGCATGAATAGGAAAAATAGATAGTGTGCTGCAACTATTTAAGAATAGAGCATACTCGTATGGAGCTCTACTACTGTGGGAAAGATTCGTTCGCCCTTGCTTTTAATTTGGTCTTAATCTCATGACACTTTAGTACTGAACTTGTAGGTAAATATTAAGCATGCATTCTTTATTTATTGTTGTGGCCATGCGCTGCTATATCAGATGACATGGACATCTACACAAACCCTAGGGAAGAAAAAGGACCATTGACAAAGCCTTGCAAAGCTCTATCAAggattccttcttcttccttggtttTGCTCCATCTTAGAGGAGAGACTACAACCTCTGAAGCTTGCTATTTTTTAATGGATATTGTTGATGAATTGGTGCCTATGCTAACAATAACTGTTCGAGCTTCTTGTGGACTCCCTATATATTGTTAACTCACCGCGAtaaacagtactccctccgtccggaaatacttctatccatttctccgacaagtatttccgtatGGAGGGACTAGTCGGTAAGCTCCAAGATATGCATCTTATTGGAGCCTTTAAGCATATTTGGTATGGTTCCATGTCAGGCCTCATCTTTCAAATGCTAATTAGCCATGACGATTttgattatactccctccgtccggaaatacttatcaGAGAAATGGATGATGTATATCCATTTCTctaacaagtatttccggatggaggggctAGATGCCATGAATCATATCTAGAGAAATTGAACCGCTACATCATATACGAGCGGAATACAAGATAACAGTACAACTTATTGCCCCATGTTTGAAGAAATACAAGAACAATAGTACAATAATTTATTGCAATGACTTAAAAATACACACTAAATAGGCCAACAATGTTGATTGCATATAAATTACAAACTATTATCAGATATTGAAACCCTAGAGACAAATTGTTGAGGTCACACCATGTCAAGGAGATCGGAGTTAAAAGTTTTACCCAGCCGAATTTTGAGCTTCAAGACAGGCCAATCGCCAAGCAGTTTAGTGAGAATGGGAGACAAAGCTACCACAACACAAATTGCAATGCCCAACCACTTGAGGCGAGGAGCCAGCACTGTGTATAAACCAGTTGAGAAAGTCGTAGTTGTTGCAATGAATGCAAACCACCTGAGATTCTGGGTAAAGGATCTGTAATGAACTAAGAACTCGTAATCCTCCCACCTTGCTATGATGCATATGAAGGCGACAACAAATGAGGAGCACATTGCTAAGGTGTTAGAGATCAAGAATGCCTTGAATGCAACCTTTTGTGACATGGTGGGAAGACCCTCACTTCCCGTAGCACTATTGTATCCTCCAGGCGGACTAAAAGCAGCCGCAAAGGTGATTGTGGTAATTAGGATGGCCACTAATGAGGTGTTGGTTGTGTATGTTTGTGTTAGTGACTTTGCATTCATCCTTGCTTTAATAATTGCCTGTTGTTTGGCCTCCATTTGAAGATTATGAAGAGCGGCAGCACCTTGAGGATCTGCTTTAGCCATAAGCATGCTGACTTCATTCTGCATGAATTCGAAATTGGAGCTCATGGCATAATAAAACTTAGCTATTTTACAAAGATTGGGTAACAACTAGAGAGCTATCTATAAAAATCAAAGTTTTAAATAGCACCCTATCTTGGCGTTACAAAGGCGCTATAGCGTCTGAAAGGGCAACACGCTAAAGACCACGGTGTACAATTTAGCAGCTTTAGCATGCTATAGCATCAATTTACATTGCTATTGAGGCTGCCGCTATTTGCCATAGATCGTTTTTTAAACCTTGGTCAAAATTGATCAGTGAAACATTCAAACTTGTCTTCACACTGAAAAAGCCTAATCGAACAAAATCATACATTTATTGGTTGGTTAATTTATGCATATGCCAAGCATACATAATCAGGCAAAAGGCAACCCCCATAAAATAGAGTTGATTGCACATATCATGTGTCTTTATGAAAGGATTTCACATGACTATATGTTCGGGTTTTTTTTTGGCATAAGTATAATCTTCTAAGCCCAAATCgggaaaagaggaaaaaaaagttatgcacaaagtaaaaaaggaaaggagggagtataacaCATACGTACCCAGTTTAAAGTCTTGGCGTGATCTGTGGTCTTCCACAATTCCCAAGCTGCTGAATTAGCGCCATTATCTTGCACTGCCACGTCTATGTCCGGGTGAGACAGTAAGGCGACAACTATTCTGGGATTGCACTTCTTTACTGCATAATGTAGAGCGGTTTTTCCTTTGTCGTCTTGCATGTTAATGACTTGGCCGAGCTGTGGTGTTCTCAGAATAAATTCAGCAAATTCTTCATTCTCATTAGCTGCAGCTGTATGAAGCCATGTCCAACCTCCTGCTTGGCGATAAGGAGCATCGGGACAATAATTCAGAATCTCCCTGGCAATATCAATGTGACCTCGAAATGCGGCAGATACAAGGAGGGGGGAACCATCGTCCTCGCTCACTTCATACCCCAAAGAGCAATCATGTTGTAGCAATACTCGTAGGACCTCGGTCTTGTTAAAAAGTACAGCCAATCTTATTGGTGTGTTCTTGTTCCTGTCCATTGCTGTGGCCATTTCAGG contains:
- the LOC119282709 gene encoding ankyrin repeat-containing protein ITN1-like, which codes for MPEDLMRAATSGNSMSLQTLVAQNPNILLGRTLEGNTCLHLSAIHGHEQFCMSVVTLEEHLLGSVNFERETPLVTAVTNGHVPLASYLLQRCSQVQLNQAILQQDMHGFNALHHAIRCGHRVLALELIAAEPELSQAVSRCNESPMFGAAVRNFAEVVTKLVNIQDLSHSGLLGRNALHAAVRLGYIESATVMMQARPEMATAMDRNKNTPIRLAVLFNKTEVLRVLLQHDCSLGYEVSEDDGSPLLVSAAFRGHIDIAREILNYCPDAPYRQAGGWTWLHTAAANENEEFAEFILRTPQLGQVINMQDDKGKTALHYAVKKCNPRIVVALLSHPDIDVAVQDNGANSAAWELWKTTDHAKTLNWNEVSMLMAKADPQGAAALHNLQMEAKQQAIIKARMNAKSLTQTYTTNTSLVAILITTITFAAAFSPPGGYNSATGSEGLPTMSQKVAFKAFLISNTLAMCSSFVVAFICIIARWEDYEFLVHYRSFTQNLRWFAFIATTTTFSTGLYTVLAPRLKWLGIAICVVVALSPILTKLLGDWPVLKLKIRLGKTFNSDLLDMV